Proteins encoded in a region of the Pseudomonas syringae KCTC 12500 genome:
- a CDS encoding FAD-binding oxidoreductase: MSGPLYSWGRYPQVAQQGHECDSIKRLPAHISQTVARHHTSLPFGNGRSYGDSCLASSDHVLDMRGLGRFIAADWQRGVVQLEAGMTLSQLLAAAIPHGWFLPVTPGTQYVTIGGALANDVHGKNHHRRGTFGCHVRRFELIRHGEPPMICSAVDNPRFFAASIGGLGLTGVISWVELQLMPIRSAQIDSTAVRFANLAEFFTLSQELDAQHEYSVAWIDCLARGAHSGRGVYIVGNHARYGSLSVEARNRLSVPFTPPVSLVNSLSLRAFNSLYWHAHSDLPTPRRTTCEAFFYPLDRMLHWNRLYGRKGFQQYQCVIPEHCAPQAMQLLLDAIAASGQGSFLAVLKRCGDIVSPGLLSFPMQGTSLALDFAQTRDLAESLFPRLDAIVRDAGGRLYPAKDAHMSGSDFRQAYPAWEQLEALRDPSLMSRFWKRVMS; encoded by the coding sequence ATGAGCGGGCCTCTTTACTCCTGGGGCCGTTACCCGCAGGTTGCCCAGCAGGGTCACGAATGTGATTCGATAAAACGATTGCCCGCGCACATCTCGCAAACCGTTGCACGCCATCACACCAGCCTGCCCTTCGGCAACGGCCGCAGCTACGGCGACAGCTGTCTGGCCAGCAGCGATCACGTACTGGACATGCGCGGGCTGGGTCGCTTCATTGCTGCCGACTGGCAGCGCGGTGTGGTGCAACTGGAAGCGGGCATGACACTGTCGCAACTGCTCGCGGCAGCGATCCCGCACGGCTGGTTTCTACCGGTCACGCCTGGCACACAGTACGTGACGATAGGCGGCGCGCTGGCCAATGATGTGCACGGCAAGAACCATCATCGGCGCGGCACCTTTGGCTGTCATGTCAGGCGTTTCGAGCTGATCCGTCACGGCGAGCCGCCCATGATCTGCTCGGCCGTGGACAATCCCCGTTTTTTCGCCGCCAGCATCGGCGGCCTCGGTCTTACTGGCGTTATCAGCTGGGTCGAGCTGCAGCTGATGCCGATCCGCAGCGCCCAGATCGACAGTACGGCAGTGCGCTTCGCCAATCTGGCGGAGTTCTTTACGCTGTCGCAAGAGCTGGATGCGCAGCATGAATACAGCGTCGCCTGGATCGACTGCCTGGCCCGCGGCGCCCATAGCGGCCGCGGGGTTTACATCGTCGGCAACCACGCCCGTTATGGGTCACTGTCGGTTGAGGCGCGCAATCGCCTGAGCGTGCCGTTCACGCCTCCGGTGTCGCTGGTCAACAGCCTGTCCTTGCGTGCGTTCAATTCTCTGTACTGGCACGCGCATTCAGACCTGCCAACGCCCCGCCGCACCACCTGCGAGGCGTTCTTCTACCCGCTGGATCGAATGCTGCACTGGAATCGTCTTTATGGTCGCAAGGGGTTTCAGCAATACCAGTGCGTGATTCCCGAGCACTGCGCACCCCAGGCCATGCAGCTGCTGCTCGATGCCATCGCAGCCTCGGGACAGGGATCATTCCTCGCAGTGCTCAAGCGCTGCGGTGACATCGTCTCGCCGGGGCTGCTGTCTTTTCCGATGCAGGGCACCTCGCTGGCACTGGACTTTGCGCAAACGCGCGATCTGGCCGAGTCACTGTTCCCGCGTCTGGATGCCATCGTCCGTGATGCGGGTGGACGACTGTACCCGGCCAAGGATGCACACATGAGCGGCAGCGACTTCCGTCAGGCCTATCCGGCGTGGGAACAACTGGAAGCCCTGCGCGACCCCTCTTTGATGTCCCGCTTCTGGAAACGAGTGATGTCATGA
- a CDS encoding UbiA family prenyltransferase: protein MPGSQGRILEVHTPLVVDLDGTLLRSDMLFETAVAFIRNHPLKLFSLFTWLLQGKAYLKQGLALGTEIDVALLPFNADVIDYIQTERQTGRSVILATASHETLANRIAAHLQLFDQVWASDGTTNLSAHRKRDLLVSHYGEQGFDYIGNSRDDLCIWGVSRKAIVASPLAGVERKARAQGNVEQVIQSAASGTSAWRKALRLHQWLKNALIFMPLLAAHQVQNTQLLLDGLLAFLCFGLCASSVYLLNDLLDLADDRHHRSKRERPFASGALSIKSGLLVIPLLLAAAFSAAATGLPWQFSAVLAAYYLLTLVYSLYLKRHMAVDVIVLAMLYTTRILAGAAAFQLPLTFWILAFSMFLFLSLALVKRYAELREARLRAVTGKTAGRGYYPGDLDMIASLGASSGNLAVMVLALYIHEGATVALYHHPHVIWLACPLLLFWITRIWMLTHRGEMNEDPVVFAIRDRISQGIGLLFLLVFWVAA, encoded by the coding sequence ATGCCCGGTAGTCAAGGAAGAATTCTTGAGGTTCATACACCGCTGGTTGTCGACCTCGACGGAACATTGCTGCGATCTGACATGCTGTTTGAAACCGCAGTGGCGTTTATCCGTAATCATCCGTTAAAGCTATTCAGTCTTTTCACCTGGCTGCTGCAGGGCAAGGCGTATCTCAAGCAAGGCCTGGCGCTGGGTACCGAGATTGACGTAGCGTTACTGCCGTTCAACGCTGACGTCATTGATTACATTCAGACCGAGCGGCAAACCGGTAGAAGCGTGATTCTGGCTACCGCCTCCCACGAAACCCTCGCCAACCGGATCGCGGCACACCTGCAACTGTTCGATCAGGTGTGGGCCTCGGACGGTACAACCAACCTTTCGGCGCATCGCAAACGCGATTTGCTGGTTAGCCATTATGGTGAGCAGGGCTTCGATTACATCGGCAATTCCCGGGACGATCTGTGCATCTGGGGTGTCTCACGCAAGGCCATCGTCGCCAGCCCGCTTGCCGGTGTGGAGCGCAAGGCGCGGGCACAAGGCAACGTCGAGCAGGTTATCCAATCGGCAGCGTCCGGGACCAGCGCCTGGCGCAAGGCGCTGCGCCTGCACCAATGGCTGAAGAATGCGCTGATTTTTATGCCCCTGCTGGCTGCTCATCAGGTCCAGAACACGCAGTTGCTGCTCGACGGTTTGCTGGCCTTTCTGTGTTTCGGGCTGTGCGCATCCAGTGTATACCTGCTCAACGACCTCCTTGACCTGGCAGACGACCGCCACCACAGAAGCAAGCGCGAGCGCCCGTTCGCCAGTGGTGCGCTGTCGATAAAATCCGGCCTGCTGGTCATACCGCTGTTGCTCGCCGCAGCCTTCTCCGCTGCGGCAACAGGATTGCCGTGGCAATTTTCGGCGGTGCTGGCAGCCTATTACCTGCTGACGCTGGTTTATTCGCTTTACCTCAAGCGCCACATGGCCGTCGACGTCATCGTTCTGGCGATGCTCTATACCACGCGTATTCTGGCCGGTGCTGCCGCGTTTCAATTGCCACTGACGTTCTGGATTCTAGCGTTTTCGATGTTTCTGTTTCTCAGCCTTGCGCTGGTCAAGCGCTATGCCGAACTGCGCGAAGCACGACTGCGCGCTGTAACAGGCAAGACGGCTGGCCGTGGTTACTACCCGGGCGATCTGGACATGATCGCTTCATTGGGGGCCTCGTCAGGCAATCTGGCAGTGATGGTGCTGGCGCTTTACATCCATGAGGGTGCGACGGTGGCTTTGTATCACCACCCGCACGTTATCTGGCTGGCCTGCCCATTGCTGTTGTTCTGGATCACCCGGATCTGGATGCTCACCCATCGCGGTGAAATGAACGAGGATCCGGTGGTTTTCGCGATTCGCGACCGGATCAGCCAGGGGATCGGCTTGCTGTTCCTGCTGGTGTTCTGGGTCGCAGCATGA
- a CDS encoding DUF6555 family protein, which produces MALPKHYRIDYLLNGSFKSFYIRTENMDNAQAWHCASVDAGLARIPKYRLEKVARVSKPYAEHFGVTNVEWAQA; this is translated from the coding sequence ATGGCACTTCCAAAGCATTACCGCATTGATTATCTGCTAAATGGTTCGTTCAAGAGTTTTTATATACGAACCGAGAATATGGACAACGCTCAAGCATGGCACTGTGCAAGTGTCGATGCAGGCCTCGCACGCATACCTAAATATAGATTGGAGAAGGTTGCTCGCGTATCCAAACCTTACGCCGAGCACTTTGGTGTCACCAACGTTGAGTGGGCTCAGGCCTGA
- a CDS encoding MFS transporter has product MNSLPHTEAAANEPLRAAYISARIDRLPAVATIWRLVALLSIAGFFELYDLFQTAYISPGLIREGVFATGSQGLFGFSDQAAFASATFLGLFFGASLVSPIADRYGRRAIFTFALIWYTVATVIMGLQTSALGVIGMRFVVGIGLGVELVTIDTYLSELVPKRIRSSAFAFAFFIQFLSVPSVALMSWWLVPQDPFGFSGWRWVVISSAVFALFVWWLRSALPESPRWLAQQGRFDEAERVLDGIEARCIKDHGKPLDEPEPDNVALSGKGRFADMWQPPYRRRALMLIVFHVFQAIGFFGFGNWLPALLSGQGLSVTHSLAYAFVITLAYPLGPLLFVKFANRFENKWQIVGSALGAMIFGSLFAFQTSAAGLIFCGIMITFCNAWLSFSYHSYQGELFPTNIRARAVGFCYSFSRLSTVFSSLLIGIFLDHFGTPGVLAFIVGSMLIVIVTIGRFGPRTRNLALEQIAHR; this is encoded by the coding sequence ATGAACTCATTACCTCATACCGAGGCAGCCGCGAACGAGCCGTTGCGGGCAGCGTATATCTCGGCGCGCATTGACAGACTGCCTGCTGTCGCGACCATCTGGCGACTGGTCGCGCTGCTGTCCATCGCCGGTTTTTTCGAGCTTTACGACCTGTTCCAGACCGCCTACATCAGCCCCGGCCTGATCCGCGAAGGAGTCTTCGCCACGGGCAGTCAGGGCCTGTTCGGCTTCTCCGATCAGGCGGCCTTTGCCTCGGCGACTTTTCTGGGCCTGTTCTTCGGTGCCAGCCTCGTCAGCCCGATTGCTGATCGCTACGGACGCCGCGCGATCTTCACCTTCGCGCTGATCTGGTACACCGTTGCCACTGTGATCATGGGCCTGCAGACCTCTGCACTGGGCGTGATTGGCATGCGCTTCGTCGTGGGTATTGGCCTGGGCGTCGAATTGGTCACCATCGACACCTACCTGTCAGAGCTGGTGCCTAAGCGCATACGCAGTTCGGCGTTCGCCTTCGCTTTCTTCATTCAGTTTTTGTCAGTCCCCAGCGTCGCGCTGATGTCATGGTGGCTGGTGCCCCAGGACCCTTTCGGTTTTTCCGGCTGGCGCTGGGTAGTGATCAGCAGTGCAGTCTTTGCCTTGTTCGTCTGGTGGTTGCGCTCGGCGCTGCCGGAATCGCCGCGCTGGCTGGCGCAGCAGGGACGCTTCGATGAAGCCGAGCGAGTTCTGGACGGAATCGAGGCGCGCTGCATCAAGGACCACGGCAAACCACTGGATGAGCCTGAACCGGACAACGTGGCCCTGTCAGGCAAAGGCCGATTTGCCGACATGTGGCAACCGCCCTATCGTCGTCGCGCCTTGATGCTGATCGTCTTTCACGTTTTTCAGGCCATCGGTTTCTTTGGCTTCGGCAACTGGTTGCCCGCCCTGCTCTCTGGTCAGGGCCTGAGCGTCACCCACAGCCTGGCGTATGCGTTCGTGATTACCCTGGCTTATCCGCTGGGGCCGTTGCTGTTCGTGAAGTTCGCCAACCGCTTCGAGAACAAGTGGCAAATCGTCGGTTCCGCATTAGGGGCCATGATCTTCGGCAGCCTGTTCGCGTTCCAGACCAGCGCGGCAGGACTGATTTTCTGCGGGATCATGATCACGTTCTGCAACGCATGGCTGAGCTTCAGCTATCACTCGTACCAGGGCGAGCTGTTCCCGACCAATATCCGCGCTCGCGCGGTAGGCTTCTGCTACTCGTTCAGCCGACTGTCGACGGTGTTCAGCAGCCTGCTGATCGGGATATTTCTCGACCACTTCGGCACGCCGGGCGTACTGGCCTTCATTGTCGGCAGCATGTTGATCGTGATCGTCACCATCGGCCGGTTCGGGCCGCGCACACGCAATCTTGCGCTGGAGCAGATCGCTCACCGCTGA
- a CDS encoding Nramp family divalent metal transporter, whose translation MTYKLPTTATAPFCPSATTDSVAIPPNASLMRKMMLFVGPGLLVSIGYMDPGNWATAIEAGSRFGYSLLFVVVLASLSGMVLQNLCSRLGIATGRDLAQLSAARYSRKVAKGQWLLAELSIIATDLAEVLGAALAFHLLLGVSITTGVALTAFDTLIVLALQGANFRRLEAIVLGLIATIASCFAVELFLIKPFWPDVVAGLKPSWDVLSSQEPLYIAIGILGATVMPHNLYLHSSVVQTRVNGSDQASKASAIRYARLDTIGSLSLALLINAAILILAAAAFHKTGHTEVVEIQDAYHLLDPLVGGAIASVLFGIALLAAGQSSTFTGTIAGQVVLEGFLQAKIPCWQRRLITRALALIPALIGVVWLGDSSVGQMLVLSQVVLSLQLPFALWPLIRFTSDPQLMGPFVNSRLVKTAAWGLFGLISAANLTLLWFWIS comes from the coding sequence GTGACGTACAAACTGCCCACCACAGCCACTGCCCCTTTCTGTCCCTCGGCGACCACTGACAGTGTGGCCATTCCGCCGAACGCGTCCTTGATGCGCAAGATGATGCTGTTCGTCGGGCCGGGCCTGCTGGTTTCCATCGGCTACATGGACCCTGGCAACTGGGCGACAGCCATCGAGGCCGGGTCGCGCTTCGGCTATTCACTGCTGTTCGTGGTGGTGCTGGCCAGCCTCTCGGGAATGGTCTTGCAGAACCTTTGCTCGCGTCTGGGCATCGCGACCGGCCGTGACCTTGCGCAGTTGTCCGCCGCCCGCTACAGCCGCAAGGTCGCCAAGGGCCAGTGGCTGCTTGCAGAGCTGTCGATCATTGCCACCGATCTGGCGGAAGTGCTGGGGGCTGCGTTGGCGTTTCATCTGTTGCTCGGCGTTTCCATCACCACCGGTGTGGCGCTGACCGCTTTCGATACGCTGATTGTGCTGGCCTTGCAGGGCGCCAATTTTCGTCGTCTGGAAGCCATCGTGCTGGGGCTGATTGCAACCATCGCCAGTTGCTTCGCCGTCGAATTGTTTCTGATCAAGCCGTTCTGGCCCGACGTCGTCGCGGGTCTCAAGCCGAGTTGGGATGTGTTGAGCAGCCAGGAGCCGCTGTATATCGCCATCGGCATTCTGGGCGCCACCGTTATGCCGCATAACCTTTATCTGCACTCATCGGTGGTGCAGACGCGGGTCAACGGTTCCGACCAGGCCAGCAAGGCCAGCGCCATTCGCTATGCACGGCTCGATACCATCGGTTCGTTGAGTCTGGCGCTGCTGATCAATGCGGCGATTCTGATCCTTGCTGCTGCCGCTTTTCACAAGACCGGGCATACCGAGGTGGTCGAGATTCAGGACGCCTATCACCTGCTTGATCCGCTGGTGGGTGGTGCGATCGCCAGCGTGCTGTTCGGTATTGCCTTGCTGGCGGCGGGGCAGAGCTCGACCTTCACCGGCACCATCGCCGGCCAAGTGGTGCTCGAAGGTTTTCTGCAGGCGAAGATTCCGTGTTGGCAGCGGCGTTTGATCACTCGGGCGCTGGCACTGATTCCGGCGCTGATCGGCGTGGTCTGGCTGGGTGACAGCTCGGTGGGGCAGATGCTGGTGCTCAGTCAGGTCGTGCTGAGCCTGCAACTGCCTTTCGCGCTCTGGCCGTTGATTCGTTTTACCAGCGACCCACAATTGATGGGGCCGTTCGTCAACAGCCGGCTGGTGAAAACGGCTGCCTGGGGGCTGTTCGGGCTGATCTCGGCGGCCAACCTGACGTTGCTGTGGTTCTGGATCAGCTGA
- a CDS encoding MFS transporter: MSTPSDKGSVFETDLPARLDRLPWGRFHTLLVVALGITWLLDGLEVTLAGSVAGALKASPALNLSNSDIGLAGAAYIAGAVLGALFFGWLADRLGRRKLFFITLLLYVGATAATAFSFSVWSFMLFRFLTGMGIGGEYTAINSTIQEFTPARYRGWVDLTINGTFWLGAALGAIGSIVLLDPLWIGAELGWRLCFGIGAVLGLLVLLMRLWLPESPRWLLIHGQAEQAKQIVEQIEADLQRQGHVLPAVSGSPLRLHARDHTPLGEVARTLLVTFRQRSLVGLTLLTAQAFFYNAIFFTYALVLTDFYGVPAERVGWYVLPLALGNFCGPLLLGRLFDVVGRRVMISLTYGVSGILLAISGYLFQQGLLDVTQQAIAWMVIFFFASAAASSAYLTVAETFPLEIRALAIAVFYAFGTGLGGMIGPTLFGELIETGERSNVLIGYLIGAGLMLLAAIVQSIWGTAAERKSLEDVARPLSQPGDR; the protein is encoded by the coding sequence ATGAGCACACCGAGCGATAAGGGCAGCGTCTTCGAAACCGATTTGCCCGCACGTCTGGACCGCCTGCCTTGGGGGCGATTCCATACCTTGCTGGTCGTGGCGCTGGGGATCACCTGGCTGCTGGACGGCCTGGAAGTGACCCTCGCAGGCTCGGTAGCCGGGGCCTTGAAAGCCAGCCCGGCGCTCAACCTCAGCAACAGTGACATTGGCCTGGCGGGCGCCGCCTACATTGCCGGTGCTGTGCTGGGCGCGTTGTTCTTCGGCTGGCTGGCGGACCGTCTCGGGCGTCGCAAACTGTTCTTCATCACCTTGCTGCTGTATGTCGGCGCGACGGCCGCCACGGCGTTCTCCTTCAGTGTATGGAGCTTCATGCTGTTCCGCTTTCTGACCGGCATGGGCATCGGCGGCGAGTACACGGCAATCAACTCGACCATTCAGGAATTTACCCCGGCCCGCTATCGGGGGTGGGTCGACCTGACCATCAATGGCACGTTCTGGCTGGGCGCCGCGCTCGGTGCGATTGGCTCGATTGTCTTGCTCGACCCGCTGTGGATCGGGGCCGAGCTGGGCTGGCGCCTGTGTTTCGGGATCGGCGCGGTATTGGGGCTGCTGGTTCTGCTGATGCGCCTGTGGTTGCCAGAGAGCCCGCGCTGGTTGTTGATACATGGCCAGGCTGAACAGGCGAAGCAGATCGTTGAGCAGATAGAAGCAGACTTGCAGCGCCAGGGCCACGTATTGCCCGCCGTGTCGGGCAGCCCCCTGCGGCTGCATGCCCGTGACCACACGCCGCTGGGCGAGGTCGCCAGAACGTTGCTGGTGACGTTCCGTCAGCGTTCGCTGGTAGGCCTGACGCTGCTCACCGCCCAGGCGTTTTTCTACAATGCGATTTTTTTCACCTACGCACTGGTACTGACCGACTTCTATGGCGTGCCGGCCGAGCGCGTCGGCTGGTATGTGCTGCCACTGGCGTTGGGCAACTTCTGCGGCCCGCTGCTACTAGGCAGACTGTTTGATGTGGTAGGACGACGGGTGATGATCAGCCTCACGTATGGCGTTTCGGGCATACTGCTGGCAATCAGTGGCTACCTGTTCCAGCAAGGCTTGCTGGACGTTACCCAGCAGGCCATCGCCTGGATGGTGATTTTCTTCTTTGCATCGGCAGCGGCCAGCTCGGCCTACCTGACCGTCGCCGAAACCTTTCCACTGGAAATTCGTGCCCTGGCGATTGCGGTGTTTTACGCATTCGGTACCGGGCTGGGTGGGATGATTGGCCCGACGCTGTTCGGCGAGCTGATCGAAACCGGCGAGCGCAGCAATGTGCTAATCGGCTATCTGATCGGAGCAGGGCTGATGTTGCTGGCGGCGATTGTGCAATCGATATGGGGCACGGCTGCCGAGCGCAAATCTCTGGAAGATGTGGCCAGACCGTTGTCGCAGCCCGGGGACCGATAG
- a CDS encoding DUF3828 domain-containing protein — translation MSRTVAIAFACLLSTTAHAACPAATPVDTARWIYEKHQDFYLNGKGSADYLSKPLLSLLKKDWACQNGDQCAVSANPWTDAQDGDVQKPIDWKLVSTSDKQAVVEMTYNLGYKDAPQQPVASQTTRLLLAKNANSCWVLENLQGPQGVALMQSLEEFPYEGD, via the coding sequence ATGTCCAGAACCGTCGCCATTGCCTTCGCCTGCCTGCTTTCCACCACTGCCCATGCGGCCTGCCCGGCTGCAACCCCGGTCGACACGGCGCGCTGGATCTATGAGAAGCACCAGGATTTTTATCTGAACGGCAAAGGCAGCGCTGATTATTTGTCCAAACCTCTGCTGAGCCTGCTCAAGAAGGACTGGGCGTGCCAGAACGGCGATCAATGCGCCGTCAGTGCCAACCCGTGGACTGACGCGCAGGACGGTGATGTGCAAAAGCCGATCGACTGGAAGCTGGTGTCCACTTCGGACAAGCAGGCGGTGGTCGAAATGACCTATAACCTGGGTTACAAGGACGCCCCGCAGCAGCCGGTCGCCAGCCAGACGACACGCCTGCTGCTGGCCAAAAATGCCAACAGTTGCTGGGTGCTGGAGAATCTGCAGGGGCCACAGGGTGTCGCGCTGATGCAGAGCCTGGAGGAATTTCCCTACGAAGGTGATTGA
- a CDS encoding RcnB family protein, whose protein sequence is MNSKSLIACMTLLGCFSAVTLPVHAAETADPKVTESKDNVHELEVGSRVPEKYRRSDLEVKDWKSKGLETPAKESEWVKINDKYVRFQKVNGQIMEIVPVKK, encoded by the coding sequence ATGAACAGCAAATCGTTGATCGCCTGCATGACCTTGCTCGGCTGCTTTTCCGCCGTCACCCTGCCGGTTCACGCAGCAGAGACGGCGGACCCGAAAGTCACCGAATCCAAGGACAACGTCCATGAGCTGGAAGTAGGCTCCCGTGTTCCGGAAAAATATCGCCGCAGCGATCTGGAAGTGAAGGACTGGAAAAGCAAAGGCCTGGAAACACCCGCCAAGGAAAGCGAATGGGTGAAAATTAACGACAAGTACGTGCGTTTCCAGAAGGTCAATGGCCAGATCATGGAGATCGTGCCGGTCAAGAAGTAA
- a CDS encoding SDR family oxidoreductase, protein MIVVTGATGQLGRLVIEQLLSRVPASQIIAAVRSPEKAADLSRQGIQVRQADYSQPATLDSAFAGADKVLLISSSEVGQRLPQHKAVIDAAKRAGVQLLAYTSVLHADTSALSLAKEHRETEDYLRASGLPFALLRNGWYTENYTAGIPGALAHGAVMGCADEGRISSASRLDYAEAAAVLLTSKTAQAGNVYELAGDESYTLSEFAAQLSTQSGKSLPYVNLPQAEFEAALIQAGLPDFVARLLADSDAAAAKGALFDDSRQLSALIGRPTTPLSATIAETLKG, encoded by the coding sequence ATGATCGTTGTCACCGGTGCCACCGGCCAGCTTGGCCGCCTCGTCATTGAACAATTGCTCAGCCGCGTACCTGCTTCGCAAATCATTGCAGCCGTGCGCAGTCCGGAAAAAGCCGCCGATCTGTCCAGGCAGGGCATTCAGGTTCGCCAGGCCGACTATTCGCAGCCTGCGACACTGGACAGCGCATTTGCCGGCGCCGACAAGGTGCTGCTGATTTCCTCCAGCGAAGTGGGCCAGCGTTTGCCGCAGCACAAGGCGGTAATCGATGCAGCCAAACGTGCCGGGGTCCAGCTGCTGGCCTACACCAGTGTTCTGCATGCCGACACCTCGGCGCTGAGCCTGGCCAAAGAGCACCGCGAAACTGAAGACTACCTGCGCGCCAGTGGCCTGCCGTTCGCCTTGCTGCGCAATGGCTGGTACACCGAGAACTACACGGCGGGCATTCCGGGCGCACTGGCCCATGGCGCGGTCATGGGCTGTGCCGACGAGGGTCGTATCAGCTCCGCTTCGCGTCTGGATTACGCCGAGGCGGCCGCTGTGCTGCTAACTTCGAAAACAGCACAGGCCGGTAACGTGTATGAACTGGCAGGCGACGAGTCCTACACGCTGTCCGAATTTGCAGCGCAGCTGTCAACGCAGAGCGGCAAGTCCCTGCCTTACGTCAACTTGCCACAGGCCGAATTCGAAGCAGCGCTTATCCAGGCAGGCCTGCCTGACTTCGTGGCCCGGTTGCTGGCCGACTCCGATGCCGCGGCTGCCAAGGGCGCCCTGTTCGATGACAGTCGCCAGTTGAGCGCGCTGATCGGCCGCCCAACCACCCCGCTCTCTGCAACCATCGCCGAGACACTGAAAGGCTGA
- a CDS encoding winged helix-turn-helix transcriptional regulator codes for MSESASQSSAPRSDSVQQGLQPEVAETLLALVRQGQVLASDCPSRVVLNHVCSRWGVLVLVVLRGGMHRFSEIRRKIGGVSEKMLAQTLQHLEHDGFVSRKSLPVVPPHVQYRLTPMGEEVALQVETLVTWIETNLPRIMHAREASNTLHTTPE; via the coding sequence ATGAGCGAATCCGCTTCGCAATCAAGTGCCCCGCGATCAGATAGTGTGCAGCAAGGCCTCCAGCCGGAAGTGGCCGAGACGCTGTTGGCGCTGGTTCGTCAGGGCCAGGTGCTGGCGTCTGACTGTCCTTCGCGGGTGGTGCTCAATCACGTCTGCAGCCGTTGGGGTGTGCTGGTGCTGGTGGTGTTGCGGGGTGGCATGCATCGCTTCAGCGAAATACGCCGCAAGATTGGCGGGGTGAGCGAGAAAATGCTCGCGCAAACGCTCCAGCATCTGGAACATGATGGTTTCGTCAGCCGCAAGTCGTTGCCGGTGGTGCCACCGCATGTTCAGTACCGCTTGACCCCGATGGGCGAAGAGGTCGCCTTGCAGGTTGAAACCCTCGTCACCTGGATCGAGACCAATCTGCCGCGCATCATGCACGCCCGCGAAGCGTCGAATACGCTGCATACCACGCCCGAATGA